In the genome of Leeuwenhoekiella sp. MAR_2009_132, one region contains:
- a CDS encoding homocysteine S-methyltransferase family protein — protein MSQNNLYNVLQERILVLDGAMGTMLQRYKFTEEDFRGERFKDWPSPVQGNNDLLSLTQPQAIADVHAQYFEAGADIVETNTFSGTTIAMADYGMEALVYDLNYESAKIAKKVAEEFTAKEPHKPRFVAGAIGPTNKTASMSPDVNDPGFRAISFDELRIAYRQQAEALIDGGVDILLVETIFDTLNAKAALFAIEELKEERGIDVPVMVSGTITDASGRTLSGQTAEAFLISIGHMPLLSVGFNCALGAEQLTPYLEVISSKSDFAVSAYPNAGLPNAFGEYDETAQEMASQIKSYLDKQLINIVGGCCGTTPEHIRAIAELVKEYKPRPLPAFKKAQSAL, from the coding sequence TTCGTGGCGAGCGTTTTAAAGATTGGCCCAGTCCTGTACAGGGAAACAATGATTTATTGAGTCTTACCCAGCCTCAGGCAATTGCAGATGTACATGCTCAATATTTTGAAGCAGGAGCAGATATTGTAGAGACAAATACTTTTAGCGGCACTACGATTGCCATGGCAGATTACGGTATGGAGGCGCTTGTATATGATTTAAACTACGAGTCTGCTAAAATAGCTAAGAAAGTAGCAGAAGAATTTACTGCCAAAGAACCACACAAACCCCGTTTTGTAGCAGGAGCAATAGGTCCTACAAATAAAACGGCGAGTATGTCGCCAGATGTAAATGATCCCGGCTTTAGAGCAATTTCATTTGATGAGTTGCGTATTGCGTATAGACAGCAGGCTGAAGCGCTTATAGATGGGGGTGTAGATATACTTCTGGTAGAAACGATTTTTGATACTTTAAATGCGAAAGCCGCTCTATTTGCAATAGAAGAATTAAAAGAAGAGCGCGGTATAGATGTCCCGGTTATGGTAAGCGGTACAATTACAGATGCATCAGGACGCACACTTTCCGGTCAGACAGCAGAGGCTTTTTTAATTTCAATAGGGCATATGCCATTACTATCGGTGGGGTTCAACTGCGCATTAGGAGCAGAGCAATTAACACCCTATTTAGAGGTTATTTCAAGCAAATCAGATTTTGCCGTGTCTGCATATCCTAATGCAGGATTGCCTAACGCATTTGGTGAATATGATGAGACAGCACAGGAAATGGCTTCTCAAATTAAATCCTATTTAGACAAACAACTTATTAATATAGTAGGGGGTTGTTGTGGTACAACACCAGAGCACATACGCGCAATTGCAGAACTTGTAAAAGAGTATAAGCCAAGACCATTACCGGCTTTTAAAAAGGCACAATCAGCTTTATAA
- the metF gene encoding methylenetetrahydrofolate reductase [NAD(P)H], with protein MKITDHIKAANGKTLFSFELIPPRKGKSIQELYDNIDPLMEFKPPFIDVTTSREEFIYIEKDGLLDKKVTRMRPGTLGICASIKHKYNVDTVPHVLCGGFTKEETEYLLVDCHFLDIHNVMALRGDAMKEQQYFEPTNGGHEYALGLVEQISEMNKGRYLNNVVETSDCSDFCIGVAGYPEKHLEAPSLKTDLKRLIQKVEAGADYVVTQMFFDNKKYFEFVDLVRAEGIDIPIIPGIKPIAVKRHLQLLPQVFKIDLPQDLIDAVDDCKSNADVRQVGIDWAIQQSKELMAGGAPVLHYYSMGKSDNVHAIASALF; from the coding sequence ATGAAAATTACAGATCACATAAAAGCAGCTAACGGGAAGACTTTATTTTCTTTTGAATTGATACCGCCCAGAAAGGGTAAAAGTATTCAGGAATTATATGATAATATAGACCCGTTGATGGAGTTTAAACCGCCTTTTATTGATGTGACTACATCACGCGAGGAGTTTATTTATATAGAAAAAGACGGGCTTTTAGATAAAAAGGTAACACGCATGCGACCGGGTACTCTGGGAATTTGTGCATCTATAAAGCATAAGTACAATGTAGATACGGTTCCGCACGTGTTATGTGGTGGTTTTACTAAAGAAGAAACCGAATATTTGCTGGTAGATTGTCACTTTCTTGATATACACAATGTAATGGCACTACGAGGTGATGCCATGAAAGAGCAGCAGTATTTTGAGCCTACAAATGGTGGCCACGAGTATGCATTAGGTCTTGTTGAGCAGATTTCAGAAATGAATAAAGGCAGGTACCTCAATAATGTCGTGGAAACATCTGACTGTTCTGATTTTTGTATAGGTGTTGCCGGTTATCCTGAAAAGCATTTAGAAGCACCTTCTTTAAAAACAGACTTAAAAAGGCTTATTCAAAAGGTAGAAGCCGGTGCAGACTATGTGGTTACTCAAATGTTTTTTGATAATAAAAAATACTTTGAGTTTGTTGATCTAGTGCGTGCCGAAGGAATAGATATTCCTATTATTCCAGGTATTAAGCCTATTGCCGTAAAACGTCATTTACAGTTATTACCACAAGTGTTTAAAATAGATTTGCCTCAAGATCTTATAGATGCGGTAGATGACTGTAAGTCTAATGCAGATGTACGCCAGGTAGGAATAGACTGGGCAATACAACAATCTAAAGAACTTATGGCAGGTGGTGCTCCTGTATTGCATTACTACTCTATGGGCAAAAGTGATAATGTGCACGCGATTGCTTCCGCACTTTTTTAA
- the metH gene encoding methionine synthase has translation MNNGLEATDTTKIAFRALKLSGLEPLIITPESNFVNVGERTNVAGSRRFLRLINEEKFDEALAIARDQVDNGAQIIDINMDDGLIDGKKAMVTFLNLIAAEPDISRVPIMIDSSKWEIIEAGLQVVQGKCVVNSISLKEGEAEFIAHAKKIKRYGAAVVVMAFDEVGQADNYERRLEITKRSYDILVNQVNFSPEDIIFDLNIFPVATGMDEHKLNAIDFIEATRWVKANLPFASVSGGVSNVSFSFRGNDTVREAMHSVFLYHAIKAGMNIGIVNPSMLEVYDDIPKELLEHVEDVILNRRDDATERLLDLAESVKGTSKEKVIDLSWREEPLQNRITRALVKGIDAYILEDIEEARLASEKPLHVIEGHLMTGMNVVGDLFGSGKMFLPQVVKSARVMKKAVAYLLPYIEEEKLKNPPPADEKAKSNLVLMATVKGDVHDIGKNIVSVVLACNNYEIIDMGVMVPPEKIIATAKERNVDIIGLSGLITPSLDEMVFLAKEMKRQNFTVPLLIGGATTSKAHTAVKIDPEYPEAVVHVNDASRAVTVVGDLLNPESRLKYKAGIKEEYALFRDRFLTRGKKRDFLSLEQARANNWKLDWESFEAFEPAEMGIQVIEEFDLNKLVDFIDWSPFFRSWDLHGKYPDILDDEVVGEQARELFADAKVILKRILDEKLLTAKAIFGLFEANTVNDDDIQIKTKQGKEFVFRTLRQQCKKASGKPNIALSDFIAPKETGKKDYMGCFCVTAGFGTQELAQKYEAEHDDYNSIMVKALADRFAEAFAEYLHKEVRTKHWGYASDEALSNIELIKEEYKGIRPAPGYPACPDHLEKLTIWEVLEVHKNIGVELTESLAMWPAASVSGYYFGNPEARYFGLGKIKMDQVKDFAARKNIEVRMAEKWLNPNISDD, from the coding sequence ATGAATAACGGATTAGAAGCAACTGATACGACTAAAATAGCATTTAGGGCCTTAAAATTAAGCGGACTCGAACCTTTAATAATTACGCCCGAAAGTAATTTTGTTAATGTAGGAGAACGTACAAATGTAGCGGGGTCTCGCAGGTTTTTAAGGCTTATAAATGAAGAGAAATTTGATGAGGCGCTTGCAATCGCAAGAGATCAGGTAGATAACGGTGCGCAGATTATAGATATCAATATGGACGACGGTCTAATTGATGGAAAAAAAGCAATGGTTACCTTCTTAAATCTCATAGCAGCAGAACCAGATATTTCACGCGTACCCATAATGATAGACAGCTCTAAATGGGAAATTATAGAAGCGGGTCTACAAGTGGTACAGGGAAAGTGCGTGGTAAACTCAATAAGTTTAAAAGAAGGTGAAGCAGAGTTTATAGCACACGCAAAAAAAATAAAGCGTTATGGTGCAGCAGTAGTTGTAATGGCTTTTGACGAGGTAGGCCAGGCAGATAATTATGAGCGTAGGCTAGAAATCACAAAGCGCAGTTATGACATTCTGGTAAATCAGGTAAATTTCTCGCCTGAGGATATTATTTTTGATCTAAATATTTTTCCCGTTGCCACCGGTATGGATGAGCATAAACTCAATGCAATAGATTTTATAGAAGCAACGCGATGGGTTAAGGCAAATCTTCCTTTTGCAAGTGTGAGTGGTGGGGTGAGTAATGTGTCATTTAGTTTTAGAGGAAATGATACAGTGCGTGAAGCGATGCACTCGGTATTTTTATATCACGCGATAAAAGCGGGTATGAATATAGGTATCGTTAATCCTAGCATGCTCGAGGTATATGATGATATCCCAAAAGAACTTTTAGAGCACGTTGAGGATGTTATTTTAAACCGAAGAGACGATGCTACAGAACGACTTTTAGATCTTGCAGAAAGCGTAAAAGGAACTTCAAAAGAAAAAGTTATTGATCTTTCCTGGAGGGAAGAACCGCTTCAAAACCGAATTACAAGAGCTCTTGTTAAAGGTATTGACGCCTATATTCTTGAAGATATAGAAGAAGCACGGCTGGCTTCAGAAAAACCATTACATGTTATTGAAGGTCACTTAATGACGGGTATGAATGTTGTAGGAGATCTTTTTGGAAGCGGAAAAATGTTTCTACCTCAGGTTGTTAAATCAGCCCGCGTGATGAAAAAAGCAGTGGCTTACCTGTTGCCTTATATCGAAGAAGAAAAGCTGAAGAATCCGCCGCCGGCAGATGAGAAAGCAAAATCAAATCTTGTTCTTATGGCAACGGTGAAGGGTGATGTGCACGATATAGGTAAAAATATTGTGAGCGTTGTTTTAGCGTGTAACAATTACGAGATTATAGATATGGGGGTAATGGTACCGCCAGAAAAAATTATTGCTACAGCAAAAGAGCGCAACGTAGATATTATAGGCCTTAGTGGTTTAATTACACCATCGCTAGATGAGATGGTATTTCTCGCAAAAGAGATGAAACGTCAGAACTTTACAGTGCCTTTATTAATTGGAGGTGCTACAACAAGTAAAGCGCATACTGCGGTTAAAATAGATCCCGAATATCCTGAAGCGGTTGTGCACGTTAATGATGCTTCGCGAGCGGTAACCGTAGTCGGGGATTTGTTAAATCCTGAATCTAGATTGAAGTATAAAGCAGGTATTAAAGAAGAGTATGCCTTGTTTAGAGATCGGTTTTTAACCCGAGGAAAGAAGCGCGATTTCTTAAGTCTAGAACAGGCTAGAGCTAACAATTGGAAACTAGACTGGGAGAGTTTTGAGGCTTTTGAACCTGCGGAAATGGGAATTCAGGTTATTGAAGAATTTGACCTAAACAAGCTTGTTGATTTTATTGATTGGTCACCGTTTTTTAGAAGTTGGGATTTACACGGAAAATATCCTGATATCTTAGATGATGAGGTGGTGGGCGAGCAGGCACGCGAATTATTTGCTGATGCAAAAGTAATTTTAAAACGCATTTTAGACGAAAAATTACTCACTGCAAAAGCGATTTTTGGTCTTTTTGAAGCCAATACCGTTAATGACGATGATATTCAAATAAAAACAAAACAGGGAAAAGAGTTTGTATTTAGAACCTTACGTCAACAATGTAAAAAAGCATCGGGTAAGCCTAACATTGCACTTTCAGATTTTATAGCGCCTAAAGAAACCGGAAAAAAGGATTATATGGGCTGTTTTTGCGTGACTGCAGGTTTTGGTACTCAGGAATTGGCTCAAAAGTATGAGGCAGAACACGATGATTACAACAGTATTATGGTAAAAGCGCTGGCAGATCGTTTTGCTGAAGCCTTTGCGGAATATTTACATAAAGAAGTACGTACAAAACACTGGGGTTATGCAAGTGATGAAGCCTTGAGTAATATAGAATTGATTAAAGAGGAATATAAAGGAATACGCCCTGCGCCGGGATATCCTGCTTGCCCAGACCACCTGGAAAAACTTACGATCTGGGAGGTTCTTGAGGTACATAAAAATATTGGAGTTGAGCTTACTGAAAGTCTGGCCATGTGGCCTGCAGCTTCGGTAAGTGGGTATTACTTTGGCAATCCTGAAGCGCGTTATTTTGGTTTAGGAAAAATTAAAATGGATCAGGTTAAAGATTTTGCAGCGCGCAAAAATATTGAAGTTAGAATGGCAGAAAAATGGTTAAATCCTAATATATCTGACGATTAG